In a single window of the Pocillopora verrucosa isolate sample1 chromosome 4, ASM3666991v2, whole genome shotgun sequence genome:
- the LOC136280588 gene encoding macrophage-expressed gene 1 protein-like, producing the protein MFRFMMALLAGFYLAFGLFQVSLVFLGSSLAYAENNSSPRFPVGDPRNCPLTNGVYRFEVLPGSGWDNLRNVHMGAVSVMNYSKCKTSDDGKYLIPDDVILYPIKESKVHVFAEMYDHWHNYSSTTTKSINAEASGKFGFGSISGSFSSEFKSVKKHQVEDKAVTTRAQLRHVLYTAKLQPDTPLQAPFKSRLLEIASHLQHNNTAYANFLAQVLVRDFGTHYVTSVKAGAALAKVDHLTKKFVADFSKDKSKITAAASASFFGAFGASASYTQTTDKKVLDEYTQNIAYSTVYTFGGPPFRVNFTINKWEDQLLDELVAVDRSGDPLHFAITPGSIPELSEELVFKLANVVEKAIKQYYEHNTIKGCTKMDSPNFSFQANLDDGSCESPTNNYTFGGVYQTCQCEGFPFSYPCRSFLQKNPLTADYSCSIGYKPVMVHQGRTLESCYRECLRREFFFKSCVTYCGFASCDTYWCVAEGSVPSNTGYLFGGLYSNVSKNPVTQDHSCPDRFYALRFGATMQVCLSDDYELGFQQSVPFGGFFSCNTGNPLGVKKAADSAKGSNGHSGLALFVKQSGPSVWPKTCPIGYSQHLGAIEEDCEINFCVKSNIFNSQGFPIIKRPPYSNAPKIYKYTVPLLVVNNDTGHIWFKRSNSPHWVLATRSSVAEFVAETNLDGPAIIGMDPAHENLKKGKGKSSSQSSRDAMGAGAAAGITFGVTALAGLLIAVMVIGWRRHKIIQRESSGLLEPLNPTGYGAVKEEGSPQV; encoded by the exons ATGTTCAG ATTTATGATGGCGCTATTGGCTGGGTTTTATCTAGCGTTTGGATTGTTTCAAGTTTCTTTGGTCTTCCTTGGATCCAGTCTTGCTTACGCTGAAAATAATTCTTCACCACGATTTCCAGTTGGCGATCCACGAAACTGTCCTCTCACAAACGGAGTTTATCGCTTCGAGGTTCTTCCGGGAAGCGGCTGGGACAACTTAAGAAATGTTCATATGGGCGCTGTTTCAGTGATGAATTACTCCAAATGTAAGACTTCAGACGACGGCAAGTATCTCATTCCCGATGATGTGATCCTGTATCCTATCAAGGAGAGCAAAGTGCATGTATTTGCTGAAATGTACGATCACTGGCACAACTATTCGTCCACCACAACCAAGTCTATCAATGCGGAAGCTTcgggaaaatttggttttggaagCATAAGTGGTTCGTTTTCTTCTGAGTTCAAATCAGTGAAGAAACATCAAGTGGAAGATAAGGCTGTAACCACTCGAGCACAACTACGCCATGTTTTATACACGGCGAAACTCCAGCCCGATACCCCTCTACAGGCACCGTTCAAGTCCCGTTTGCTCGAGATCGCATCTCACTTACAGCATAACAATACTgcttatgcaaattttctcgCGCAGGTTTTGGTTCGAGATTTCGGAACGCATTATGTTACAAGCGTCAAGGCCGGAGCAGCCCTGGCTAAAGTGGATCACTTGACAAAGAAATTCGTTGCTGATTTCAGTAAAGATAAAAGTAAGATTACAGCTGCCGCGAGTGCATCTTTTTTCGGGGCGTTTGGAGCTAGTGCTAGCTATACTCAGACAACTGACAAAAAAGTTTTGGATGAATACACACAGAACATCGCTTATTCCACAGTATATACATTCGGAGGACCTCCATTCAGGGTGAATTTTACCATCAACAAATGGGAAGACCAACTATTGGACGAACTGGTTGCAGTTGATCGGTCAGGTGACCCTCTTCATTTTGCAATTACACCTGGAAGTATACCAGAATTGTCCGAAGAACTGGTCTTCAAACTAGCCAACGTTGTCGAAAAAGCCATTAAACAGTACTATGAGCACAATACCATTAAAGGATGCACCAAAATGGACTCTCCGAACTTCAGCTTTCAGGCCAACCTCGACGATGGATCTTGCGAGAGCCCAACCAATAACTACACCTTCGGGGGCGTTTATCAAACGTGCCAATGTGAGGGCTTTCCATTCAGTTATCCTTGTAGATCTTTTCTCCAGAAGAACCCTCTCACGGCTGACTACTCTTGTAGTATTGGTTATAAACCAGTCATGGTACATCAAGGTCGCACACTCGAAAGCTGCTATCGTGAGTGCCTTAGaagggagtttttttttaaaagctgcgTCACTTATTGCGGATTCGCCAGCTGCGACACCTACTGGTGTGTTGCGGAAGGTTCGGTGCCCAGTAATACAGGGTATCTCTTTGGTGGACTCTACAGCAATGTGTCAAAGAACCCAGTCACACAAGATCACAGCTGTCCAGATAGGTTTTACGCCTTGCGCTTTGGAGCCACCATGCAAGTTTGTTTGAGCGATGACTACGAGCTAGGCTTCCAGCAGTCGGTCCCCTTTGGTGGCTTCTTCAGTTGTAATACTGGTAATCCTCTCGGTGTAAAGAAAGCTGCGGACAGTGCCAAAGGATCAAACG GTCACTCAGGCTTGGCATTGTTCGTGAAACAGTCTGGTCCATCTGTATGGCCAAAAACCTGTCCAATAGGTTATTCTCAACATTTGGGAGCCATTGAAGAAGACTGTGAGATCAACTTCTGCGTGAAGTCCAACATATTCAACAGCCAGGGATTTCCCATCATCAAAAGACCTCCTTACTCGAATGCGCccaaaatttacaaatacaCCGTGCCCTTGCTTGTGGTTAACAATGACACCGGACATATTTGGTTTAAACGATCCAACTCACCACATTGGGTTTTGGCCACTAGAAG CTCTGTCGCTGAATTCGTAGCCGAAACCAACCTAGATGGTCCTGCAATAATAGGTATGGATCCCGCgcatgaaaacttgaaaaaaggcaAAGGAAAGTCTTCCTCACAGAGTTCCCGTGATGCCATGGGTGCCGGGGCCGCGGCTGGTATTACATTCGGCGTGACAGCATTGGCAGGATTGTTGATCGCAGTCATGGTCATTGGCTGGCGTCGCCATAAGATCATTCAAAGAGAGAGCAGCGGTTTATTGGAGCCATTGAATCCCACTGGGTACGGCGCCGTAAAAGAGGAAGGAAGCCCACAAGTTTGA